From the genome of Setaria viridis chromosome 1, Setaria_viridis_v4.0, whole genome shotgun sequence:
CTGTATACTTTGCATTTAGCTGTGCCTTTTAGATGACAGCAATTATATGTACTTTTGGTCGTGCTTATTTTGAAAAGAAACTATATAATTTGATGGCTAACGGGATATATATGTAGTGATTTCAGGCTAAAGAAGCTGCTCAATCAGCTCTTAAGGATGGAAAGCAGCTACTGGTCAGCTAACAATCTGATCACTGaattggattcttttttttttgtgtcaaCTATCAAGAGATTGTGATGTAACATATTACAGGAAATCGAGTTCCCTACAGCTGGACTACAAAGTGTGCCAGGTTCGAGATCGATGACCTTTTGTATACCTACTCCCGGTCATTCCGAACATAATTCATTTTAGACTTAAGCACCTGAACTAAGAAAATGTTGAAGTGACCTTAATGCCCTTCGCTTATTACACATTGCATAAGATACCTCATGAGAGGTGATATCATTCAGTTAGAAAGGCATAAGGGTAAAACTAATTTTAGACAGGTGCCTGGAAGCTCTACGGTGATTTACATTAAACAATATGGAAGTCTAAAATGACTTATATTGATTTGGAGGGAGTACTTTGGTTTACTTCAGGTGGAAATGCTCTAGTTTGTTTCTATTCTTGCTTTTAGGTGATGACGAAGGAGGAAATGAGATGACTGGAAGCATGCTTCTCATTAGAGAATTTTGTGATCGCTTTGTACCTGCAGAGAAAGCTACTCGAACCAGAGTAGTATGTCCTTATCTGGAATACTGGATTTTTTAGTCATTAATGTGCATATTTGCGAATGATTACTGCATTGTTTAGAAATGCCGAAATAGCAAAAGAGCAGAGTTATGCATGGTTTGCCCTTGGAAACTTTTATGAGAGATAGTGCAAGTATATGTACTAGTTATGCCCCAGCCTTTATCaactgaaaagtgaaaaccCCTGGTTGACTCCATTGTTCCTATCTCACGTGTTTCAGTTCTTTCCTGAGGCAAATGAGGTTTCTTTTGCAAGACAATCAGCCTTTGAAGGATGTTCACTGAAGCTAGATTATCTAACGAAACCATCCTTATTTGAAGATTTTGGTTTTACAACAAAAGTCAAAATGGCAGACCGTGTCAAACCAGAAGACGAGACATTCCTTGTGGCTTATCCTTACTTCAATGTCAATGGTTTTGCATTATCTCTTTTGCTTAAATTTGCGATATCCCCTCCATTAGTACTGATCTATTAAACTTGAGCTTACCTCTTTAGTAATATGGTGGCTTACAGAAATGCTTGTAGTTGAAGAGCTTTACAAGGAAGCAGTTGTTGGGACCAACCGGAAATTAATAATATTCAATGGAGAACTAGATCGAATAAGAAGTGGATGTATCCTTTTCTGTATATACGAAGATTCTCTAATGCATTAGTTAATGGTTGCTGTCTATGTTAACCACATTGTTCTACATTGTCCATTATGGGAACATCTTGCATTGACAAGCACCTTTCTCAACAGAAGACATCTTATGCTGACTACACTAAAAAGTGTATGCTTGTGAACTCTAATTCCTTGACTAGCAAAGACTATCCATCATTCTTCTACCCAAAGCTTGCTGAGCTTTCCAAAACATTTCTCCCAAAACTGGACACAGTTTACTATATTCACAATTTCAAGGGAGTCAAAGGGGGAACACTTTTCAGGTTTGCATTCTATCCTACGCCTGTTCCAATGAGTTCTCAAATCTATCATCACATGCACTTGCATAAGCAAGGTTAACATAGATTCCTACCTAGAATTTTGTTGATATCATTTCGGGATTAGTCAAAATCGCTAATGATGAAATGTTAACTATTTTGGTCCTCAAAACTTCACTATGAAAGGCCTCACCTGTCACACTTCACAGAGGATCCTGATTATGTTGCTAACTGTAATTTAGGCTTAAGCAAAAACTGACCTTGCAATACGATTTTGTGATGGCTCAAATACTGCATACCATTTAGTAAACCAAGATTAGACATCTTATTGTGCCAAACAATATTATCTGGCAGGTGCTACCCTGGACCTTGGACGGTCCTGAGAAAAGCAACGTCTGGCAGCTACATCTGCTTGCATCAACAAGAGGAAATGCCCTCGTTGAAGGAAGTGGCCCTCGACATCCTTCCTTCTGTATAGCTGGAACTTTCCAGAGTTGCATGTCAATAAAAATGTTTACAAAAGAAGGCATGTGCTGCTACCTGGAAAATTTTTCATGGCTCTTTTTTCTTTGGTTGTACGTGGGAAGGTAGAAAAGATGCCGAAACAACCAGATCTACATTTCTCAACTTTGGTTTATACTTCTGCACTAAGAGAATGGATGGTGCTGACTAGTTGATTATTGCCACTATTCAAAAGATGCCCATGGATCATTGTGCTTTGTTTAGGGAGATTGAAAACTACAGAAAACATCATCATTCCTTGTAATATTACTGTATATTAACGTTTTTGCGTGGACAGATATGATGAATTCAGCGTGCCATCAGCCAGATCCCagctatttatttatttacttatttGTTGGATGGTTTGGGGTCACATTAGAACAAAGTGTTGCTGCAGCTGCGATTGTGACCGCCCCATCTTAGACTTGTCACCCCGGTCATCCTTTGCTCTGAATATGTCTGTCTACCGAATGAAGCTTGAGCTGTTCTCTTGAAAACAGCTAATCCAGGGTTCCTCGCACCTGCAGAAAACAAAGAACCTGATGAGATCATGAAACACGGACCTTAAACTGTGAACCATCATGTAGACTTATGGGAACTGGATCTGctacttgcaagttgcaacagccCCTGCGCCCTGACATGATGTTATAAGAAGCAGAATGGGAGTAACATACAACATTGTTTGAAGATGCAGCCCTAGAAATTCCTGATGACTCCTAAGCCCAAGCTCGGACGAAGAGAGACGATGGAATGAGACGAGCAGCACTGAAGCGGATCCAAGCAAATAGGTTGGAAAGAAATGTTCTGCCGTTGACATACACTTCATGTATATATGCAGCTCTTGAATTATCAGACATCTCCTATTATAGCAAGGCCTGGCCTTCCGGCAGGTCCAAAGCAATAATTCAACTTGATTTCGCTGTCCTTTTCGCAGGGGAAATCATGTTCTTGCAGGTACTCAGCACGAAGTACTGCCAGCCTACCAAGTGAACAGCATGTGTGCGCTCTGATGTCTGCGTTAAGAAAGCATCGCTGAAAACATCAGTACATGTTTTTCTCTGTATGTGATGATTCTCATGCGAATTAGTTAATGCTTGCTGCATAGGTTAACCACGTTCACGTTGTTctctttcaaaaaagaaaaaaagaaagaagaaaaggggaGAGAGAAGCACATTTCTCAACAGAAAAGATCTTTTGCTGGCTACACAGTGTGTACTTGTGAACTCTAATTCCTTGACTAGCAAAGACTATCCATCATTCTTCTACCCAACACTTGCAGAGCTTTAATTTCCAAAGCATTTCTCCCGAAGCTGGATACAGTTTACTATATTAGCAACTTGAAGGGAGTGTAATGTGGAACACTTTTCAGGTTTGCAAATTCTGATCTTCATTTCTCAACTGCTTTGGTTCATGCATTTTTTCAGTACAATTTCTTGAGGTGTAGTACTAGTCTAAAGTTCGCTGCAACGATGCTGAACAGTACCTTAAGGCTTGAGCAGTTGAGCATGTACAAATTTCCATGTACAAGTTTCTCTGAAGCAAAAGCTTACTGATGTTCtctgaagcaaaaaaaaaccaGCTAACTGATGTTCTGAAGCTCTGACGCATGAACGTTGCATCAGACATGTGCAGAGTACAGATATTTCACCAGCTAACTCTTCCTACcggctcgcccgcgcagcctaCGCGATTGCCAATTTGCCATCGCTGCTGGATCGCGGCGATGGCGTCCTCGCGTGCGGtggcctcctgccgccgccacgcctcgTTGAGGGCGGCACGCTCCCGCTCACGGCGCTCCATGGCGTCCAGGAACTGGCGGTGGAGGCTCTCCTGGTGCTCCATCAGCCGCTGCACCAtcctgccgccgcgtccgccGGCGGCTGCGGGGCTGCAGCACCGCGGCCGACGTCTCCGACGCGTTGAgctgcggcgcggccgcggccgccacgaCGTCTCCTTGTCTGGAGCATTTTAGGGCCGAGCGTCACTCGTGAGGGCGACCGGAGGCAGCGGCAAGGGCGAAAACTTGGCGGAAACTTGAGGGAATGCAGCGCGaaggggcgagcggcggccaccggcggcAAGGCGACCTCGCCGGCTCCCATGGCGCCGGTCCAAAATATTACAAAACGCCCCTTGGATATTTACGTAAACACCccttttatttatatatatagatccctaatttggatcgcgattattgatATATACactcctaaaccctaaaccctgtCGCGATCCGAATATATGCAAAATACCCCTGGTTTCCATCTCGAATTCTCTGTCCCTCCGGTCCACCTCCGGCTCGTCCGCCGACGGCgccacgctgccgccgccctccccaccTTCCGTGCTAGCAGGGAGCGCGAAGCCCCATCTCCATCCGATGCGCTCAACTCAAGCCCTAGCACCCCACTCCTTCACTCTCTACTCCCGCAGCAACTCCGCCTgaacgcgccgccgcctcccgcgccgcgccacTCCGGCCCGCCTcacacccgccggcgccggctccgccaccacccgccgccAGGCTCAGCCACCTCCATTCCCCTTTGGTCAGCAATTACCTCCTTCGAACGCGTCAGGTTAATTAGAGTTTACGACATGAAGGTTCAGATGACTCTGCTAATTACATTTCATTTTCGCAAGTATGATTCTTGGTGAACTGCCTTCATCAATCCCATTGGATTCCTCATCCACAGGGTAATTCACACAGTATTTACTACCTGTAATACTAATAACTACTCAACGATTCTACTGTTCCTATCTCACATATTCAGTTCTTTTGCAAGACAGTTAGCCTTTGAAGGATGTTCACTGGAGCTAGATCATCTAAGGAAACCATCCTCACTTGAAGATTGGTTTTAGTTACAACAAAAGAGTCAAAATGGCAGACCGTGTCAAACCAGAAGACAGGGACATTCATAGTGGTTTATCCACTTCAACTTCAATGGTTTGCATTCTCTCTTTTTGCTTCAATTTGAGATATCCTCTCCATTGTTACTGATCTATCAAATCTCTAATAATGAAATGTTAATTATTGTGGCATTTTTACCATGAAAGGCCTCACCTGTCACACTTAAAATAGGATCCTAACTGTAGTCCAGACTTAAACAAAAAAGACCTTTTTAATACAATTTTGTGATGGCACAACAATACTAAATATCTTTCTTTTTGTAAACTATACATCTTATTATGCCAAACGCTCTTATCTGGCAAGTGTTACCCTGGACCTTGGAAGGTCCGATCCTGAGCAAAGCATCGTCTGGCAGCTACATTGCATCAACAAGAGGAAATGCTTTCATTGAAGGAAGTGGCTCTCAACGTCCTTCCTTCTGTATAGCTATTTCTAGAGCTACATGTCAATACAAAATAATGCAAAAAAAAGCATCAACTGTTATCTGCGCAATGCTTCATGGCTGTTTTTTCTTTGATTCGACATATATAGGAATGTATTAAATAAAAGATACTGAAACACCCAGATATGCATCACATGCATATTTGCATAAGTAAGGTTAACATAGATTCCTACCTAGAATTCTGTTGATTTCGGGATTAGTCAAAATCGCTAATAGCGAAATGTTAACTATTTGTGACCCTCAAAACGTCACTATGAAAGACCTCACCTGTCACACTTCACAGAGGATCCTAATTATGTTGCTAACTGTAATTTAGGCTTAAGCAAATAACTGACCTTGCAGTATGATTTTGTGATGACTCAAAGACTACATATCTTTTCGTGAACCAATATTAGACATCTTATTGTGCCAAACAATATTATCTGGCAGGTGTTACCCTGGATCTTGGAAGTGTTGTCTGGACAATGCTTCATGGCTCCATTTTCTTTGGTTCTACGTAGGAAGGTAGAAAAGATGCCAAAACACCCAGATCTACATTTCTCAACTTTGGTTTGTACTTCTGCACCCTGGACCTTCCAGAGAATGGATGGTGCTGTGTCAAGGACCTGGGCGCCTAGAGTCGGAGGCTCCTGACTCCTCAGTTCATAACTCGAACCAGGTAATGGAGGTGCCAGGGTTTTTGCCTGACTACCACAGCAGGAGGTGAGATTAAGAACAACAGAGAGAGGGGGAGGTTTGGGTTTAACTTCTTTTTCCTCCCTCC
Proteins encoded in this window:
- the LOC117857962 gene encoding protein LPA3 isoform X1, whose protein sequence is MNREQHVHTIHATVVTDKMVPTTATGDHTVSNWIPATISNGNGTGGMFIVARRNSRIGFQVRAVTGDQGSVNVSDVKFPGDYTELLMQAKEAAQSALKDGKQLLEIEFPTAGLQSVPGDDEGGNEMTGSMLLIREFCDRFVPAEKATRTRVFFPEANEVSFARQSAFEGCSLKLDYLTKPSLFEDFGFTTKVKMADRVKPEDETFLVAYPYFNVNEMLVVEELYKEAVVGTNRKLIIFNGELDRIRSGYYPSFFYPKLAELSKTFLPKLDTVYYIHNFKGVKGGTLFRCYPGPWTVLRKATSGSYICLHQQEEMPSLKEVALDILPSV
- the LOC117857962 gene encoding protein LPA3 isoform X2 encodes the protein MAMATSYGSMANPPFTSKIPFPNKQVSNWIPATISNGNGTGGMFIVARRNSRIGFQVRAVTGDQGSVNVSDVKFPGDYTELLMQAKEAAQSALKDGKQLLEIEFPTAGLQSVPGDDEGGNEMTGSMLLIREFCDRFVPAEKATRTRVFFPEANEVSFARQSAFEGCSLKLDYLTKPSLFEDFGFTTKVKMADRVKPEDETFLVAYPYFNVNEMLVVEELYKEAVVGTNRKLIIFNGELDRIRSGYYPSFFYPKLAELSKTFLPKLDTVYYIHNFKGVKGGTLFRCYPGPWTVLRKATSGSYICLHQQEEMPSLKEVALDILPSV